The Cyprinus carpio isolate SPL01 chromosome A3, ASM1834038v1, whole genome shotgun sequence genomic interval ACAGACCTGTTGCAAATGTGTCTTGTTTATCACAGCATCTGCTTCCAGAAAACACAGTACCATGTCAGCATGATGTTATTTCATGACTCAAGCGGTGACCCAACGTTGAACCACAATTGTTTATTCTACAAAATCACCTTAAAATCAAAGTCGTGAACATTTACCATGGACCAGGAATATGGAAAATATTTATGACATGATGATTGaattgtaaatgcatgtaaatgcaaACAGCTGAAGTGATTTTCCAGCCAAACACACAGAACAAATGCCAATTGGATGCACAGCCTttgttttttacttcttttttaatacgtttgtattgtatttattgatAATGTGATATGCACTGGTGTCTGTGGTCTTGTTGTCTGATGTGTGTGGTGTTCTGTGGTCTCAGGTGGAGAAGCGTCTGGGGTCCTGTGCGGTGAACCCTCGGCTCCTCTGAGACGATGCCAGCCCGCCATCGTCTATGATAACGGCTCTCCCGGTGATCAGCCCGCCAACAGCACGgtgagttcacacacacacacacacacacacacacacacacacagataaaacaGGAGGTTAATGAGTGTGGTGTGAATGTAGGTCATCCAGTGTAGTTCACTGACACTCATTCATGTCTGTAATGAACTCCATCAACATGAACCTTGTTGACTTAATGCACGTTCCTGGTGTTACTGTCAACAATTCACTGTAATACCAGACAAAGTCAAGACTGACAGAAAGAAcataatggatttaaaaaaaatctttattatgaatacatttgaaatattgttttctgtaacctttcatcagaataaataaataaataaatataagtactGTACTATAAAGCCAGACAGATTCTAGCAAGACagaaaatgcataattaaatctttattataaatgtatttattttgtgtttccttcaaactttcatcaaaatcaagtttatttgaagcataaacatatttcgtttatttgaaatatttgcctGAAATATTGGTAATGCCCGAGAAATTCAAGACGAATTTCAggacaaatttatttaaaaaaagatttttgtgacttgaaaaaatgatgaaaacattatttttcaagtaCAGAATGAATGATATTTCAAGTACAATAAAGCCAGAGAGATTTGagacagaaaatacaaaattaaatctttattataaatttattttgtaagactttttttttctgcaacctTATATctatatcacatttttaaatgtagaataaatattttttagcataaagttttgtttgtttgtttgttttgttttctttttttgtgatatggttttgtttgtttgtttgttttgttttctttaactgTGAAATGATTTTATCATGAATTTTTTTGTAtggcttttttgtgtgtgttcatttatttattttgatgaaatattgttcataatcttcatcaaaattaataataatgtgaatgATTAAGTACTATAAAGTCAGAGAGAttcaagacagacagacaatacataaaattaaatctttataataaatattttgtaagattgtttactttcttttaatctaaataaatagaAACTACTTACAgcattaacaattttatttatttgaaatatttttgttaataaatacgtttttataattttaaatgtactataaatCCAGAGGCTTTCAGGACAgagaaaattttatatatatgtgtattttatttatttgaaatatttttgttaagtGTATTTAGTGGGTAtatgtactaaataaaaaaatattattatttatatatatatatatatatatatatatatatatatatatatatatatatatatatatatatatatatatataatataaaaaaaatatatatatatatatatatatatatatatatatatttattatttaaaatttatttatttttctataacaGCTCTATCAAATTGACCTATTAAATGACTTATTCTATTTCTCCACAAGAGATTCAATAgagagattcaagatttttatttgtcacatacatggttatatagGGAatatatgaccagcagtgaaatgtaggtcaggtccgctccatggacagtgcagttattaaagaataccttgaaaaatatacAGTGGCTGAAGCTCAGAGTGGTTTTATTATTGTAACTGTATTTGACTCACGTTACTTCTGTTCACTGACTGGATGTGTGTCTCAAATAACATCATTAGCTGGGTGGGGTATAAATGAACAGCCGCAGGGTCcgtggaaaacacacacacacacacagctgttctcTGGGTCAGTAAAAGCACAGAGCTCTTTAAGTGGACAGATTCATTCATTTGTCCTTCACAGGAGGAATATCTTCCTGAATTTGTCTGGTTTTTACAGGctcttgtttctgttttgtcTGTATTGAATGTCTCTGCTCTTATTGAACACATTTAGTAACATGATCTTGAATCAAAACTAGTAACTTGAAATGTGTTTACTCTTCTGTGGATGTATTAAATGCTGTGTGTGCAGAGATAACTAATATTATTCAAcattaaaacacttcattttcacACTGGatattcagtgtcacatcaaGGAGGCGATTTGTCATTTGAGCTGAAGCAAATACTGTCCGTGTTGGTTTCATGAATGCGTCTGATCTGGAATCTGCTCTTGTTTTGCAGGATCAGGATGAATGCGAGCAGGAGAACAACGGTGAGGCTCTTTTCTCTTTGCCAGTCTCAGTGTTTGGAGGTCTTGTTGGTTCGGTCTGTGCTGTGTTTGGGTGACGTGTGACTCTCATTCGTTGAGGAATGCTGCTAATAAACGCTTGCTGAAGGTCTGCATTAGTTCTGGAATGTTCCGTTAACATTTATTCCATGATTCCACGTGTGCCGGCTTCAGTCTGCTCTTCTCATTAAGGACGGCTGCAGTAACACTGATTCTGACGGTTGGTCTCGCGGGACACAATGAGGGAGTTCCATTAGAAATCCAACACGTCTAGGGAAACTCTGACTCTGGTTTAACCTGCCAGACCGACGGCACGTGCTGATGTGCCATTGACGTGCCTTCTGTCGTGTGTTGGCATGACTCAGTCATAATGCAAGAATAATTTAGAAAAAGTTATATAATgatagctaagagttttctcttaaaacctattcacaaagttGCTGAGAccaacttttactaaggaatagactaagtcttaagctaagagaaAGGGGTGGGGTttacctcgttgctatggatacTGTGAGcatgcttactaactatgcacacagtcaTTGGTCTCTGTctgagatttattcatagaaacaTTTTAGAgagcaatattatgttgccatattcaaataaagatattaaaatgcAGGCTACGTGTCACTAATTAAACGAGTACATGTTCAGCTTATTTTCAGCCTCTTTCATGTGTGCTTCTCataattagtgaatatgcataaACAGCCTTTTTATTAACCGAGTGGAGTAATCATGGCTGACAGGGAGACATGCACACgtgaaagaaaaccaaactggacacaAGAACAGCTGCTACTTCTTGCCCagctggttaatgaaaacaaggatataatcaaagggaCAGTTAGAGTTGGGATGACCTCCAAAATCAAAGGTGATagctttttaaaagctcattatcgtcaaatgtttctaaaatgtttacattcagaGGCAGATTGCCATCAGCAGCCATTTCAGGAATAGTTTGtggcttggtcttagtgacttactgtaggagtcctcttcactactcctaacctttcacagatctaggagctaattttagcgataaacactttgtgaaatattcttagagcaaaaatttaggagtcctaaatttaggactgacacaccCATTATTTGTAAGATTTTCTTCTAAATCGGTGAATAATGAGCTACTTTTagtcttaagatgttttgtgaatatgggcccagatGTCTATTTGGGCAtggggattattattattattatttattaaatactttattaatcCTTCAGAGGAAATTATATTGTTGCAGCAGCAACCACAATTCAGTCCTTTCACACAGACATCTCTACCTAACTAAACACCTAATAGGGAAtctcaaggctgatttatacttctgcgtcgggttTCATTCATACTTGTGCGTCGTTGtccgcgtcgacgtgcagtacacatgcacaCCTCTAGTCtccagtgtccacgggcatgttgctggtgtaaacCGCAGACCACgacaaaagctgaagaagaagcagCTCATAGGAGAAGCATCAGCCGTGACgacggcaaataaatatcaaatcattatttaaaactactaaAAGGAGGCAACAGCGGAAcaagagaagatggcattcttcaatctccacaaggacttgtatcaaggcagatcaacattgttggACGTGAGAACTAGTGATGTATAATGCtgtgtagtataataaataagacacttgttctttgctttgttttattttatataagaagtgtaacattaaaatatattaaagtgcacattataaacacacaaaactcaagtacatacggaggGAGTGGTTCTAGCAgtccaatcacagcgcttgctgTCCGTGTAGAATTGatgcgctgttagatttttggagaggtgcggGTCAGGCTACACCGTACTACACACAGCCTACGGCGTAggttcgacgcagaagtataaattgggctatacactaaaaacataaaaacgtaatacattacaaaacatatataaaaaaaaaagttattgcacATTACCCGATAAAAGACATTACAATTATTGCACATTAAAAGCACATTAATTATTGCACACATGAAGTGGGTCCCCccatttaaatgttgattttttttttataaattatataaaatgttagtaattcttattatacaaacattatattatataacaaatgttgttgtttttttacatttagaggACATGACAGATGTCTTTTTAGCCATGGggatgttaataataataaaactaaaagaatGTGAAAGTCTTAGTATGAATAAATGACACTTTCATTGTTGGTTTGTAATTACTgataaatttataaaacaaattaataaaatgcacacaaaaaaaagttgaactatATATTATGACCATATACTGTGGCTCTCTCTACAAACACAGAATTTGAGCCTCTAATACTTTCATGTGTCTTGTGATTTCAAGTGTTCAGTATCATGGGATGTTAGTGGCTGATCTGGGTTCACAGAACAAGTCTGTTTGTTTACCAGTCCTGCTCTAGTGTTCATCTTCTGCCATTAGTCAATGccaatagtgtaaatataatcctCTCCTGGGTTCTTCATGTCTGCTGGCTGTGGCCTTTCACCAGTAAACAGTTTTGCATATAATCTGATCTCAGCTCATCTGAGCAAATGTCTGTAATCAGACTTCAAACACTGAGTCAGAGCTGATGCTGTGTGACGAACTAAACTATAACCGGCTCAGCAAGATTCTCTTCAGTCTCTTTTGGTCTTCTACACTCAGTTTTCTCTCAGGTCAGTCTTATATCGCCCCTTGTGGCAACAGTTATGTGGCagtttgttgtagttgttgtatTATTGGCTCTGTTGCATTTCTGAACACAGTATGTCAAATTAAAGCATCTGCATTCATATAGTTGTGTAGAATCTATTTCAGGCCGTAACAAATGTGCATTACTGAGTGTCCATGAGCCGAATGCTTCTCCTGTGAATGCATGATGAGTCCTTCAGTGAGACGGTTCTGAGTCACACCTTACCAAACACACTTCAACCAAACGCTTCCAGGAAGACCAGTGCTCCCATCCCCATAAAATCCATTCAGACTCAGTTCTGATGTGCTGAGTGAGTTTGTGACTGTAGTTCCAGTCACTGATGGCACTGGAGCACCGCTGCTTTCACATCCATACAGTACCAGGTCAATACTAAAAGTCTGCAGCAGCAGTTGGTAACTAGTTTAGCTTCAAGATCCAGATTTGACatagtaaagggatagttcacccaaaaaggaaaagtGTCATTTACCCtcatcttgttccaaacctgttggaGTTTGAACAgaaaagataatattttgaagaatgtatagTAGTCAgtggcttgagggtgaataaatgatgacagaattttcatctttgggtgaactatccatctTAGGGCTGAGAGGTCAAACGTCTTTTAAAATCAAACTATTGAAAATCAAACTGCACAGACCAAATAATATGCAGAATGATCAACAAACTGAAAAGGAAACAATGTCCTTTTAGACGTCCTTTGAATGGTTTCCTGCAGTTAATAATTTATACGCTCACTTCAACTCATGTGGatgatattgtgttattttttctagttttaaccCATCAGTGTTGCATCTGACATGAATTTTTAGCAGAATACTGTAGTTAGTTTAGAAGCATGCATATGGTTATTtggggttttatttgttttattcagagACGTTCAAACCAGGGACCTTTGATTTGGCCAACTATACATTAataagagaaatgaaaaaaaaaaacaaaaaaaacaggcatGCCATCAAAGCATTATCTtactttttatttggttttgttttaacattttttaatttttgcattgaaatgtgaaaaaacaaacaaacaaacaaacaaacaaacaaacaaaaaacaatataagtgagtttaataaaaaagttttttttttttttttttactttaatgtatttCATAGTGCATTTACCTTTGACCCACAGCCTTCAATCAGGTTTGATTTTTGGCCCTTTGTAAAGTTTGTGCACCTCTGTTTCAAACAATGTTAATGCAAACATACTTGCACACAGTGCTGCTGGCGTCAGATGGAGTAGGTCACTAGTATCGTAACGGTTATCgctctgtgtttgttttccagAAGAGGCCGTGGAGCAGAAAGAGGAACCCGCACAGCCTTCTGCCCCGTCGGCTGCTGCCAACCCCTCCGGCCGGAGGAACCCACCTGGTGGCAAATCCAGTCTGATCCTGGGCTGAAACGGCCTTCACTGAACTTTCTTTGCTCTTTcgctctttttttctgtttttttcccctcctctttTAAAGGAATTCCCCTTCCTTCACTCTTCTTGTGAGCCATGGAAATTTTTTGTCCTCCactgtcttttcattttttctattgcaaaaaaaaaaaagagaagcgaTCGTTGACAGAAGCACTTTATGTAAGAGGTCCGTTTCAGCCGCTCCTGCAGGAATAATGGCATGAGAGATTCAGATCGACTTTTAATCTGCCCTGGTGTAAATCATTAAaggaaaaaggacaaaaaaagatttgttgcGCAAAATTTCTAAGTACAAATAAAGATTGATATGAATttcactgtgtttgtgtttgattggAATGTTATTGtcaaatcaaattttaataaCCATTATTTatgtaacatgcattttgtacTTTTTCATCAGTTGCTACTTGGAAAAGAAAGTACAAAGTGTTGGCATGCTTGTTTCCACATTAAACAATGCTGAACTACTAGTCCACACTAGCTCTCAAATGCCACTGACATTTCCACACAATCCCTCACAATTCATGCAGGAACATATTTCAGTTTGTGCACATTTTCTTCAGTGTATTATGCCATAGGAAGTGGGAGAGGAAGTGATGGTGAGCCATTAACAGACGCTACATGATGTGAAACATTACACAAaatcatgtgacaaaaaaaaaacttccattatTTCTAAGACAACACTTTCAGCAACATTAAAACCaataacagaaaaattatataaaatgaaaagtaaaactgaaattagTGTATAAGCTAATATGAAAGGGAATAAGAGACTGCTGCATACTTTGATAACTTGCTATCAAACACGGTGAAAGACTAAAATgaagtgtgttttaaaatgaaatttttaaacaGCTCCCGCCATGGGTttaaggcgaccgttatttagaatgTATCACGTTCCTGTTTCCATGTCCATGCGTCAAGCGCGTCActttcaaatattcaaaaactTTAACTAGACAATGAAATGTCTAACATTCTGATTCTCAAATACATATCGGTAAATCctcaagtaattttttattttattattaatatttaatgatcgTTATAAAAGTCGATGATTGTTTAagctgaaacattatttttagcaCATAAATTCATTCACCTCTCCCGAAGGACATGAAAGGGGGAGGCGTGTGTTTATGgtttttatgactgaattatGTTTACTGACTCTTgataacaaaattaaacataaataaaaatgtattagctAAAGCATTAAACAGTTGAAAAGTAAAGCCATTTTTTGTTCTTATTGTCATATTTTGTCATATTCTGTTTTTGTAAACCTTACATGTCAGTAATATGTTTGTCCTTATTTGGATGCTTGTATTTGTGTTCGAGTTCAGTAAAAAAGTGTGTGGTGGACTAGAAGAACAGAGTAAACTTTACAGTTACAACATGTAAGatataatcttattttatttatttatgttttaagatGACAACACTAAGATGGTATTTAAGGATTTAAGGCAAGGACTGAGATGCAAGCTGAATCAGCAGGTGTTAATTGATAAGGGACTAATACATTTAATCGATTACCTGGTGAAGCAAGAAAAGAATGAGATCTCATAAATCAGTCAAGAGAAGTGAAGAAGTCTAAGatcactctaaaatgtgcatcTGATTTTGCAAACACAATGAAAGCAGGAAGATCCAGACCTACAGGCTTAACGATTCCTGACTATTTAATGGAAGGATCCTCAGAGGGTAACGACTGTGAAAGAATGGGAAGACAGTGTCAGTGAAGgtggttgtgaatgtgtgtagatgtgtgttagtTACAGGATCAGAGAATGACACTGTTCCCCTGTCATAGTCCAGATCAACTCTCACATGATCAAGACACTGTTTAACAGGGAATTCATTCATAGACTTTTCAGGCAGTCCATACTGCACACTCCAGATATCAGTGTTAAAGAAATCATGTCCCTTCCTCTGGTTTGAAGCTGTAGTTACTCCAACACTCCAGCAGAGACTCTCTTTAACCTCCACATCCCAGCAGTGTGTTCCTGAGTTAAAAccctctgaacccagaacacaGGGATAATagtcaaatctctctggattatcAGGAAGACGCTCAATGGCTCCACAATGTATTCTGTATTCCACACTGGTCAGATCTTCAGAAATGATGAGATCTGGATGAGCCGTGTTTGGATCCAGAATCACAGGAGCTGATGAGACACAATCAACAGCTGCTTTTAATTACACATAATGCTAAAATCTTCCCTCATGCATcatttccagtgtgtgtgtgtgtgtgtaagagctcCGATCTTCTCTAGACTCACTGTTCTGGACGATGTCCtgcatcttcttccagactctgaaggGCAGGTTGCCAAGTAACGCGGCACATGAATCAAAATTTCTGGATCCGGCTGTGGTGAGATCTGGACTCTGGAAGAACATTCAGGATCAGAACTGAAGTGGCTTTGGATCAGAAGCAGAGAGAGCAGAGACGGCAGCAGATCACTCACCTTTCCATTGAGTCTGGAAActtctgcagaacaaacacacagttcATCATCAacaactcaatcaatcaatcaatcaatcaattggacaatcaatcaatcaaccaatcaatcaatcattcaatcaatccATGGATGATCTGAAATCAGACCTTTAGAAAGTAGACGTCATTGGCTTTCATCATCTCCTCCATAtatttgattgtgtgtgaaagagcTGAGACGTCTCTGTTCAGTTTCTCCATCAtctgcttcttctgctcctcttcctccctcagtgcagtgattgtagcttcttcttcatctctgagaaactgatgaagcttctcaaactgctgtttaatctgATGCTCTGTTTGATCAGCTTGAGACTGAAATCAAATCATCATCAAATCATTCACTTCTGTCATctggtttgtatttatatttatggcCTATCAGTTTCACAGGTTATTTCATGGCAGatacttatttaacattcaacaaacaataaattcaataaatagaaaattcattcaaggaaaaaaaaaactaaaatcattatacatatattacactgaacaaaattataaatgcaacacttttgtttttgcctccatttttcatgagctgaactcaaagatcttagactttttctatgtacacaaaaggcctatttctctcaaatattgttcacaaatcggtctaaatctgtgttagtgagcacttctcctttgccgagataatccatccacctcacaggtgtggcatatcaagatgctgattagacagcatgattattgcacaggtgtgccttaggctggccacaataaaaggccacactaaaatgtgcagttttatcacacagcacaatgccacaaaTGTCGCAAGTTtttaaggagtttttttttttcgtgttgactgcaggaatgtccaccagagctgttgtgaatttaatgttaatttctctaccataagccatctccaaagacgtttcagagaatttggcagtacatccaaccagcctcacaaccgcagaccacgtgtaaccacaccagcccaggacctccacatccagcatcttcacctgcaagatcatctgagaccagccacctggacagctgctgcaacaattggttgcataaccaaagaatttcagcacaaactgtcagaaaccgtctcagggaagctcatctgcatgctcgtcgtcctcatcggggtcttgaTCTGACCGCAGTTCGTCATCGTAaacgacttgagtgggcaaatgctcacattcaatggtgtctggcactttggagaggtgttctcttcacggatgaatcccagttttcactgtccagggcagatggcagacagtgtgtatgagtggtttgctgatgtcaaagtTGTCgattgagtggcccatggtggcagtggggttatggtatgg includes:
- the LOC109088004 gene encoding jupiter microtubule associated homolog 1-like — protein: MTTTTTFQGMEPGAKNSSRVLRPPGGASNISFGTEEKPVRKNKMASSIFAEPDDPHAHRRNNPPGGEASGVLCGEPSAPLRRCQPAIVYDNGSPGDQPANSTDQDECEQENNEEAVEQKEEPAQPSAPSAAANPSGRRNPPGGKSSLILG